In Zingiber officinale cultivar Zhangliang chromosome 6A, Zo_v1.1, whole genome shotgun sequence, a single genomic region encodes these proteins:
- the LOC121994247 gene encoding 60S ribosomal protein L39-like — MPSHKTFKIKQKLAKKMRQNRPIPHWIRLRTGNTIRYNAKRRHWRRTKLGF; from the exons ATG CCGTCGCACAAGACGTTCAAGATCAAGCAGAAGCTGGCGAAGAAGATGCGCCAAAACCGCCCCATCCCTCACTGGATCCGCTTGAGGACCGGAAACACCATCAG GTATAACGCCAAGCGTAGGCACTGGCGTCGCACAAAGCTGGGATTTTGA
- the LOC121997185 gene encoding triphosphate tunnel metalloenzyme 3-like: MEVEVKLRLPDAAAHQRLSDALAPHHLRIHLQENLFFDGASGELSSRFAILRIRFYDADARCVISLKAKARLVDGVSRVEEDEEDIDPALGRACAADPCRLFDAAASSRIVRRVLEEFGSEGKIGSFVCLGGFRNVRAVYAWKEGLTLELDETQYVFGTGYELECETTDPEKAKELLESFLKENGIPYSYSEASKFAVFRAGKLLP; encoded by the coding sequence ATGGAGGTCGAGGTCAAGCTCCgcctccccgacgccgccgcccACCAGCGACTCTCCGACGCCCTAGCCCCCCACCACCTTCGCATCCACCTCCAGGAGAATCTCTTCTTCGACGGCGCCTCCGGCGAGCTCTCCTCCCGCTTCGCCATCCTCCGCATCCGCTTCTACGATGCCGATGCCCGATGCGTCATCTCCCTCAAGGCCAAGGCCCGCCTCGTCGATGGCGTTAGCCGCGTCGAGGAGGATGAGGAGGACATCGACCCGGCCCTCGGACGCGCCTGCGCCGCTGACCCGTGTCGGCTGTTCGACGCGGCGGCCTCCTCTCGGATCGTGAGGAGGGTTCTCGAGGAGTTCGGATCGGAGGGAAAGATTGGATCTTTTGTGTGCTTGGGAGGGTTCCGGAACGTCAGGGCGGTCTACGCGTGGAAGGAGGGGCTGACGCTTGAGCTTGATGAGACGCAATATGTTTTCGGAACTGGCTACGAACTGGAGTGTGAAACGACAGATCCAGAGAAGGCCAAGGAGTTGCTGGAGAGTTTCTTGAAGGAGAATGGGATACCTTACTCTTATTCTGAAGCATCCAAGTTTGCTGTTTTCCGTGCTGGGAAGCTTTTACCCTGA
- the LOC121994248 gene encoding protein MEMO1-like yields the protein MERIRRAAHAGSWYTDNGKKLDEDLERWLLATHLTKSPDVRGVIAPHAAYSYSGRCAAFAFANIDPESIERVFLLGPSHHYYTPRCALTRATIYSTPLGDLQVDTQVNDELKATGKFELMDLHVDEAEHSMEMHLPYLAKVFHGYPVKVVPILVGALNTENEAMYGQLLAKYVDNPKNFFSVSSDFCHWGSRFNYTYYDKEHGPIYKFIEALDHLGMDIIETGDTNAFKQYLKDYGNTICGRHPISIFLHMLKNCSAKIKIGFVQYEQSSQCKSARDSSVSYASAAAKLDD from the exons ATGGAGAGGATCAGAAGAGCGGCTCATGCGGGATCCTGGTACACCGACAACG GCAAGAAACTAGATGAGGATCTTGAGAGATGGCTCCTGGCAACTCACCTGACGAAATCTCCCGATGTTAGAGGTGTAATTGCTCC GCATGCTGCCTACTCGTATTCAGGCCGTTGTGCAGCTTTTGCATTTGCTAACATCGACCCTGAGAGCAT TGAACGAGTTTTTCTACTTGGTCCGTCGCACCATTATTATACTCCAAGATGTGCCCTTACAAGAGCTACCATTTATAGCACACCTTTGGGAGACTTGCAAGTTGATACGCAAG TAAATGATGAGCTTAAGGCAACAGGAAAGTTTGAGCTTATGGATCTTCATGTAGATGAGGCAGAGCATAGCATGGAAATGCATTTACCTTACCTTGCTAAAGTGTTTCATGG TTATCCTGTGAAAGTTGTCCCCATTTTGGTCGGTGCTCTTAACACAGAAAATGAAGCCATGTATGGACAATTGCTTGCGAAGTATGTGGATAATCCCAAGAATTTCTTCTCTGTGTCATCTGATTTTTGCCACTGGGGCTCTAG GTTCAACTATACATACTACGACAAGGAGCATGGCCCTATTTATAAATTCATCGAGGCCTTGGACCACCTAGGCATGGACATCATCGAGACGGGAGACACGAATGCATTCAAACAATACCTAAAGGACTACGGCAACACAATCTGTGGACGCCATCCTATCAGCATCTTCCTCCAT ATGTTGAAGAACTGCTCGGCTAAGATCAAAATTGGTTTCGTGCAATATGAGCAATCGAGCCAGTGCAAGAGCGCACGAGATAGCAGTGTTAGCTATGCCTCTGCGGCTGCCAAGTTAGATGACTGA